The proteins below are encoded in one region of Deinococcus budaensis:
- a CDS encoding dienelactone hydrolase family protein, protein MAETITFASEDRLLAGYVARPEVTGRQAPGVLVIHEIFGLTDAMRGVADRLARAGYVALAVDLFAGQSRAVCMSRMLAGTFLHPLEHQGVRDTRRALEALSGLDGVDPSRLGAVGFCLGGSLAVAMACTDDRVRAIAPYYGFNPKPLEAVRRSCPVVGSYPEKDPTARHGLALEAELTAAGIPNDIQVYPGTRHSFATPGPTFDPLASVDAWNRVMAFFDDHV, encoded by the coding sequence ATGGCCGAGACCATCACGTTCGCCTCCGAGGACCGCCTGCTCGCGGGGTATGTCGCCCGGCCCGAGGTCACGGGCAGGCAGGCCCCCGGCGTGCTCGTCATTCACGAGATTTTCGGCCTGACGGACGCCATGCGCGGGGTGGCCGACCGCCTCGCGCGGGCCGGCTACGTGGCGCTCGCCGTGGACCTCTTCGCGGGGCAGAGCCGCGCCGTGTGCATGAGCCGGATGCTGGCCGGGACCTTCCTGCACCCGCTGGAGCACCAGGGCGTGCGCGACACCCGCCGGGCGCTAGAGGCGCTCTCGGGGCTGGACGGGGTGGACCCCTCCAGGCTGGGCGCCGTCGGTTTCTGTCTGGGCGGCTCGCTCGCCGTGGCGATGGCCTGCACCGATGACCGGGTGAGGGCCATCGCGCCCTATTACGGCTTCAACCCGAAGCCGCTGGAGGCCGTGCGGCGCAGTTGCCCGGTGGTCGGCAGCTACCCCGAGAAAGACCCCACGGCCCGGCATGGCCTCGCGCTGGAGGCCGAACTGACGGCGGCGGGCATCCCGAACGACATCCAGGTCTACCCCGGCACCCGCCACTCCTTCGCCACCCCCGGCCCCACCTTCGACCCGCTGGCGAGCGTGGACGCCTGGAACCGGGTGATGGCCTTTTTCGACGACCATGTGTGA
- a CDS encoding phosphotransferase enzyme family protein produces MQSADLVRLALPLHGLTDSPFTVLRSLGDTVARVDTPAGPTVLRVCEPGTAEARLAEVSTFQNAAAEAGLTVPHREAARALALPDGTHRWTVRSTWVDGEAPRPVTAELARALGKATAQLHALDFHPPQDWTGPVYGAAWLRGWWEAGAPRHLSADDHERCAPAVAQAAIFMEAHAAEARVIHSDLHFGNVLLAPDGQAAVLDFDGCAVAHPAFDLALTERELLDFPEAGTLTEAYRASYAGQSRQPYPFEAVEQCRAATGTAFLEWVYGSRNPEVRAQKEMWVLPLLDDLALLG; encoded by the coding sequence ATGCAATCCGCCGACCTCGTTCGCCTCGCCCTGCCGCTCCACGGCCTCACCGACTCGCCCTTCACCGTTCTGCGCAGCCTGGGCGATACGGTAGCGCGGGTGGACACGCCCGCTGGCCCCACGGTCCTGCGGGTCTGCGAGCCTGGAACGGCGGAAGCCCGGCTGGCAGAAGTGAGCACCTTTCAAAATGCCGCTGCTGAAGCTGGACTCACTGTTCCCCACCGCGAGGCCGCCCGCGCCCTGGCCCTGCCGGACGGAACGCACCGCTGGACTGTCCGCTCGACCTGGGTGGACGGGGAGGCGCCCCGTCCGGTGACGGCGGAGCTGGCGCGTGCACTGGGGAAGGCGACGGCCCAACTGCACGCCCTGGACTTCCATCCGCCGCAGGACTGGACCGGCCCGGTGTACGGGGCCGCCTGGCTGCGCGGATGGTGGGAGGCCGGGGCCCCGCGTCACCTGAGCGCCGACGACCATGAGCGCTGTGCGCCCGCCGTCGCCCAGGCCGCCATCTTCATGGAGGCACACGCGGCGGAGGCACGGGTCATCCACTCGGACCTGCACTTCGGCAACGTGCTGCTGGCTCCGGATGGGCAGGCCGCCGTGCTCGACTTCGACGGGTGCGCTGTGGCCCATCCCGCCTTCGACCTCGCGTTGACGGAGCGGGAACTGCTCGACTTCCCGGAGGCCGGAACACTTACGGAGGCCTACCGTGCGAGCTACGCGGGGCAGAGCAGGCAGCCCTACCCCTTTGAAGCGGTGGAGCAGTGCCGCGCCGCTACAGGAACCGCCTTTCTGGAGTGGGTGTATGGAAGCAGGAATCCAGAGGTCCGCGCCCAGAAGGAAATGTGGGTGCTCCCGCTCCTGGATGACCTCGCGCTCCTGGGCTGA
- a CDS encoding DNA methyltransferase — MTSPPINRLFYGDNLGVLREHFADASVDLIYLDPPFNSNADYNVIFHDHKGGGSAAQILAFEDTWKWTQDAEEALIRLTAAHGPLSELLHLIVGTLRKNDLSAYLVMMAERLVELHRVLKDTGSLYLHCDPTASHYLKMILDVIFGAKNFRNEIIWKRTSSHGNVSRGYGDVTDSILYYAKSKNFTWNQIYRPYSKEYAEKNFGKRDESGRYYATENLRNPSVRPNLRYDYLASNGVTYKPHPNGWAVSLSVMQEYDRKGLLYFPAKQDGRLRLKRYLDVAPGEKIQTLWDDIPPLSSHAAERLGYPTQKPVALLERIIAASSNPGDIVLDPFCGCGTAVVAAQRLGRGWRGIDITHLSVALMTSRLESEFGLRVGADFTVEGTPGDEDAARYLFAQDAFQFQFWIVGLIGAQPYGATAANKKGKKGGDTGIDGLLYFRTPGGERLEKGIVSVKGGKNLNPTMVRDLVGTVTREKAALGVFLTLDAPTRGMRDEAAKAGVYVYGGQSFPRIQLLTVAEVLEGKRPQVPAGALNVSLERKPVKTGEREAARTGQPLLFGAEDGS; from the coding sequence ATGACCTCTCCCCCAATCAACCGGCTCTTTTACGGCGACAACCTCGGCGTGTTGCGGGAGCATTTTGCGGATGCGAGCGTGGACCTGATCTACCTCGATCCGCCCTTTAACTCGAACGCCGATTACAACGTCATCTTTCACGACCACAAGGGGGGCGGCAGCGCCGCGCAGATTCTGGCGTTCGAGGACACCTGGAAATGGACCCAGGACGCCGAGGAAGCCCTGATCCGCCTGACCGCCGCGCACGGTCCCCTCTCCGAACTGCTCCACCTGATCGTCGGCACGCTCAGAAAAAACGACCTGAGCGCCTACCTCGTGATGATGGCCGAGCGCCTGGTCGAACTGCACAGGGTCCTGAAGGATACGGGCAGCCTATACCTCCACTGCGACCCCACCGCCAGCCACTACCTGAAGATGATTCTGGACGTGATTTTTGGCGCAAAGAACTTCAGGAATGAGATTATCTGGAAGCGGACGAGTTCACATGGGAATGTGAGCAGGGGTTATGGAGACGTAACGGATTCTATCCTGTACTACGCCAAGTCCAAGAACTTTACCTGGAATCAGATTTATAGACCTTATAGCAAGGAGTATGCCGAGAAAAACTTTGGTAAACGGGACGAAAGTGGTAGATACTATGCAACTGAAAACCTCAGAAATCCAAGTGTAAGACCTAACTTACGGTATGATTATTTGGCTAGCAATGGAGTTACATATAAGCCGCATCCGAATGGATGGGCTGTTAGTCTGAGCGTGATGCAAGAATATGATAGGAAGGGCCTCCTCTACTTCCCAGCCAAACAAGATGGCCGTTTAAGGCTCAAACGGTATCTGGACGTTGCACCGGGCGAAAAAATCCAAACGCTCTGGGATGACATCCCGCCGCTTTCTTCTCACGCTGCTGAACGCCTCGGCTACCCCACGCAAAAACCTGTCGCCCTCCTTGAGCGCATCATCGCGGCGTCCTCCAACCCCGGCGACATTGTTCTGGACCCCTTTTGCGGGTGCGGGACGGCGGTGGTGGCGGCGCAGCGGCTGGGGCGGGGGTGGCGCGGGATTGACATTACGCACCTGTCGGTGGCGCTGATGACCTCGCGGCTGGAGAGCGAGTTCGGGTTGCGAGTAGGCGCAGACTTCACGGTGGAGGGCACGCCGGGAGACGAGGACGCGGCGCGGTATCTGTTCGCCCAGGACGCCTTTCAGTTCCAGTTCTGGATCGTGGGGCTGATCGGGGCGCAGCCGTATGGGGCGACCGCCGCGAACAAAAAGGGGAAAAAGGGCGGCGACACCGGGATAGACGGGCTGCTGTATTTCCGCACGCCGGGGGGTGAACGGCTCGAAAAGGGGATCGTGAGTGTCAAGGGCGGCAAGAACCTCAACCCGACGATGGTGCGCGACCTCGTGGGCACGGTGACACGCGAGAAAGCGGCGCTGGGTGTGTTTCTGACGCTGGACGCACCGACCCGGGGAATGCGTGACGAGGCCGCGAAGGCGGGCGTGTACGTGTACGGCGGGCAGTCCTTTCCGCGCATTCAGCTTCTGACCGTGGCGGAGGTGCTGGAGGGCAAGCGGCCCCAGGTGCCTGCCGGGGCGCTGAACGTGAGCCTGGAACGCAAACCCGTCAAGACCGGCGAACGCGAAGCGGCCCGGACCGGCCAACCCCTTCTCTTTGGCGCGGAGGACGGATCATGA
- a CDS encoding GNAT family N-acetyltransferase: protein MTPDPLPHLARAEAAAHARYGAGGAARRFGPLVAVHAGPKLPVNAAWHGGAGEVTAADLAAFEAFSAAHGQPATLHLLSHAAPALLPLLSSRGYALKAVLHAYTHDLTDLPARPILTVREEPDPGAWAALSARGFGAGTEAIMRLVGHAPGTVRLVAEVGGQPAGTAALSVTGGVAALYGTSTLPEFRGRGVQTALLAARLHLAADRGRGASLASVFVTPGSGSERNVRRAGFGLAGMRLTFTRG, encoded by the coding sequence ATGACCCCGGACCCCCTCCCCCACCTCGCCCGCGCGGAGGCCGCCGCACACGCCCGGTACGGGGCAGGCGGCGCGGCCCGGCGCTTCGGTCCGCTGGTAGCCGTCCACGCCGGGCCGAAGCTGCCCGTCAACGCCGCCTGGCACGGCGGCGCGGGGGAAGTCACGGCAGCCGACCTCGCCGCCTTCGAAGCCTTCAGCGCCGCGCATGGGCAGCCCGCGACCCTGCACCTGCTGTCGCACGCCGCGCCTGCGCTGCTGCCGCTGCTGAGCAGCCGGGGCTACGCGCTGAAGGCTGTCCTGCACGCCTACACCCATGACCTGACCGACCTCCCGGCGCGTCCCATCCTCACGGTCCGGGAAGAGCCGGACCCCGGCGCCTGGGCCGCCCTCTCCGCGCGGGGCTTCGGGGCGGGAACGGAGGCGATAATGCGCCTCGTCGGCCACGCGCCCGGCACCGTCCGGCTGGTGGCGGAGGTCGGGGGGCAGCCTGCCGGGACCGCCGCCCTGAGCGTGACAGGGGGAGTGGCCGCCCTCTACGGCACCTCCACGCTGCCGGAGTTCCGGGGGCGGGGCGTGCAGACGGCGCTGCTGGCCGCGCGGCTGCACCTCGCCGCCGACCGGGGGCGGGGGGCCAGCCTCGCCAGCGTGTTCGTGACGCCGGGCAGCGGGAGTGAGCGCAACGTGCGGCGGGCGGGGTTCGGGCTGGCGGGGATGCGGCTGACGTTCACGCGGGGGTAA
- a CDS encoding P1 family peptidase gives MNATLTAVPGFRVGHWTDPVGLTGCTVILCPDAGAVASASFLGPSPGTREGVLLAPDKKVERVHALLLTGGSAFGLAAASGVVRVLEERGVGHETPWARVPLVPAAVVYDLGVGDPAARPGEREGELAARAASSAPVGRGRVGAGTGTTAGKYLGVGAVPGGLGSVYLERHGVAAGALAVVNPIGDVLDERGGVLAGPGVGPGAAAFTPGEVESTTLIAVATEHTLTKNDARRLADAAQAALGRVIHPSHTFWDGDSAFVLSSCTRPAADPLLLGALVQEAVCAAVRDAVRAANPGT, from the coding sequence ATGAACGCCACCCTGACCGCCGTGCCCGGCTTTCGCGTGGGCCACTGGACCGACCCCGTGGGCCTGACCGGCTGCACGGTGATCCTCTGCCCGGACGCGGGCGCGGTGGCCTCGGCGTCCTTTCTCGGCCCCAGCCCCGGCACCCGCGAGGGGGTGCTGCTCGCGCCCGACAAGAAAGTCGAGCGGGTCCACGCCCTGCTGCTCACGGGCGGCAGCGCCTTCGGGCTGGCGGCGGCGAGCGGGGTGGTGCGGGTGCTGGAAGAACGCGGGGTGGGCCACGAGACCCCCTGGGCGCGGGTGCCCCTCGTCCCGGCGGCGGTGGTGTACGACCTGGGGGTGGGCGACCCGGCCGCCCGCCCCGGCGAGCGCGAGGGCGAACTCGCGGCGCGGGCGGCGTCAAGTGCCCCGGTCGGGCGCGGGCGCGTCGGCGCGGGCACAGGCACGACGGCGGGCAAGTACCTGGGGGTGGGGGCCGTGCCGGGCGGGTTGGGCAGCGTGTACCTGGAGCGGCATGGGGTGGCCGCAGGCGCGCTGGCGGTCGTCAATCCCATCGGGGACGTGCTGGACGAGCGCGGCGGGGTGCTGGCGGGGCCGGGCGTGGGGCCGGGCGCCGCCGCCTTCACGCCGGGCGAGGTGGAGAGCACCACCCTGATCGCGGTCGCCACCGAGCACACGCTGACCAAGAACGACGCCCGCCGCCTCGCGGACGCCGCGCAAGCTGCGCTGGGCCGGGTGATTCACCCCAGCCACACCTTCTGGGACGGGGACAGCGCCTTCGTCCTGAGTTCCTGCACCCGGCCCGCCGCCGACCCGCTGCTGCTGGGGGCGCTGGTGCAGGAGGCGGTGTGTGCGGCGGTGCGGGACGCGGTGCGGGCGGCGAACCCCGGAACCTGA